Proteins from a single region of Weeksella virosa DSM 16922:
- a CDS encoding DUF2797 domain-containing protein yields MVFQGQIRKMISENGDPIQYYLNFSEDFLSMNQLINRTIQISFDHYECLGCQQDIEIYRMGYCRNCFFTLPQTNESIIRPELSTAHLGIEKRDLKWEQTFELQPHVVYLSNTSGAKVGVTRATQLPTRWIDQGATEAMIIARTDNRYQAGMIEVELKEHLTDKTNYQRMLKNIQVDVDLHKILQNVREFISEEQQRFLVDDQEIYFFNYPVTEYPTKIKVINLSKEPSFEGKLLGIKGQYLIFDDNRVLNVRNHEGFYLQFLV; encoded by the coding sequence ATGGTGTTCCAAGGTCAAATCCGTAAAATGATTTCTGAGAATGGGGATCCAATCCAATATTACCTAAATTTTTCCGAAGATTTTTTATCGATGAATCAGTTGATTAACCGTACAATCCAAATTTCATTCGATCATTACGAATGTTTAGGTTGCCAGCAAGATATAGAAATCTATCGAATGGGTTATTGTAGAAATTGTTTTTTTACGCTTCCACAAACCAATGAAAGCATCATAAGACCAGAACTTTCTACCGCTCATTTAGGTATTGAAAAACGAGATCTGAAGTGGGAGCAAACCTTCGAACTCCAACCTCATGTTGTTTACTTATCAAACACTTCTGGTGCAAAAGTTGGTGTGACTCGTGCTACCCAACTCCCGACCCGTTGGATAGACCAAGGTGCTACTGAAGCTATGATTATTGCACGGACAGATAATCGCTATCAAGCAGGAATGATAGAAGTTGAGCTTAAAGAACATTTAACCGATAAAACAAACTATCAGCGCATGTTGAAAAACATACAAGTTGATGTAGACTTACACAAGATTTTGCAAAATGTTCGTGAATTTATAAGTGAAGAGCAACAACGATTTCTAGTTGACGATCAAGAGATTTACTTTTTCAATTATCCCGTTACAGAATATCCTACCAAAATAAAAGTAATCAATCTTAGCAAAGAACCTAGTTTTGAAGGAAAATTGCTCGGCATAAAAGGTCAGTATTTAATTTTTGATGACAATCGCGTATTAAATGTGCGTAACCATGAAGGTTTTTATTTACAATTTTTGGTATAA